The Balneolaceae bacterium genomic sequence GAAGACGAGACCACCACGCCCAGCATCTCGCGCTGCGCCCGGCTCAGGGGCGAACGGCCGAACATGACCGACAGGTAGAACTCCATGTGCGTGACGATGCTCTCCGGGTTCAGGCTTTGTATCTTGTGCACATGGGCCAGCTTGCCCCGCTTTTCCCGGAGCTCCTCGTAGATTTCTTTCAGGCGTCCTTCGGCTTCCTCGGGCTCTATGATGGAGATGTAGGGCATGTCATGGGTAGTGGGTTGAGCGTTCATTCCTAAGATATGCATTCAGCGGCAGGTCGCAAGAGCACGGTCAGTCTGCCTGGTAGAGGTCGAGTGCCGGGAAGAAATCGACCCATGCGAACCAGTAGCCCGTGTAGGAGTGGGTGGGTTGCAGGCGCTGGCCCTTGCGCGGCCCCTCCACGGCCACCCCGAAGAGATTCCAGCGGTTGCCTTCGCCGTCCTCCATAACTACCGGCAGGGCGTCCTGCACGGCCTTCATTTCAAGCTGTGTGCCGTCGGGAAGGGTGCTCCTGAAAGAGGCGGCGAAGTCGTGCTCCCTGCTGCCCACCACAAGTATTCGCTGCCCGCGCAGGGTCTCCTGGATGACGTTGACGCCCTCCCCGAACACCTTGATGGGATATACCCTGACCGGCGCTACCTCATCGGCGGGACGCTCCAGGATCACGCCGTGCACGCGATCCTTGCGGTCCAGGCGGTCATCGTGATGGGTAATGGGGAAGAGGATAGCCGAATCGTCGGTGCTGTAGGTGCTGCCGTAGGCATAGCCGGTATAACCCCTGTTGTAGCCGGTCTCCCGTGTGAGCACCTCTGAATCGGGGTACATGGATTTCCAGGTGGCCCAGGTGGTTTCCAGCAGGTCCTCTGTCTTAATGTCGGTGCCAGCCAGTTCCCCGGCCACGCTTCGCATTTGCATCTGTGACCAGTTGCTGTCGGTATGCCGGTCGTAGGGGATGAGATTGTTCCTGAAGAGCAGACCGGAAACTCCGAATTCAGTAACCTGTCCGTTAACCTTTCTGTTCCATCCGATGGCGGTGCCGGTGAGCGGGCAGTGGGTGATGGCTACGGGTGTACCGTTCACCTCGTCGTTCACGATCTCGTGCCAGTCCAGGATCTGGTGGGGATAGGCCCGGATGGTGTCGCCTATGCGCAGGCCTACTACGCGGCGGTCGTCGTCGATGTACTGCACCTCCGACGCTTTGGCGAAGACGGGTCTATCCACCGAGGGGATGCCGTCCTTCCCAGGGCCACCGCTGACCACCTGGTCACGTGGGATGATCCAGTTATCGTGCCCGTCGTTGGAGGAATCGCTCACCGAGTTACTGCAGGCCGTAAAAAGAAATCCATAGAGCAGCAGGATGAGAAGAATGCGAAGGATGGTGTCGGACAGGTACATGGCTCGTGGGGTGGGTTAAAAGATGACGCTCCTGTTCAGATTGAAAAAGAGGGAAGCCGAGGCGGTGAAGGCCGTGGAGCGGTAGCGCAGCATGAACACATAGGAGAGGTCGCCGGCCAGTTTGTCGGTTATCCCCGCCGTGGAAACCCATTCGTTGCCAAACTTGTACCGGTCGCCTTTTCCAAAACGCTCTGCCGTGCCTGTTCGGCGGTAGGTATTGAACCAGAAGACATTTAGAGTGGTGGCGGGGGCGAAGCTCTTGGAAAAATAGGACCATAGTACCCCGTCCCAGGCGCCGGTGCCCGGCTGCATGTCGGCATTCAGCGGGAGCCGCCCGTCGCGCAGGGAATGGCGTCCCACCGGCGCCTTGATCCCGATGCCGGCTGCCAGCTGGTACTGCTCGCGGATGGTGTTCTGGTGGAGGACGTATTTGAGCATCAGCAGCCCGTCACCTATTCCGCGCGTGGTCAGCGTTGGATTGGGTCCGGGCGTTCCGAGTCCTGTTTCACGATATTTCTGTACGAGGGAGGCGGTGCCTGTAAGGGTGATTCGGCGGGTGAGCCCGTAGCTGAATTCAAGGAGTGTGGACCGGGTGTGGCGACGCACCGAGTTGTTCTTCAGCCGCGAATTTTCACTGTAGAGAAGGGAAATGTCGTTGTACTGGTAGGTGAGTCCCACAAGCAGGTTCCCGCTGGAGGTGGTACTGATGCTCTGGGAGCTGATCAGGGGGGCGCCCGCGCAACTGCAGGTCTGGGCCTCCGCAGGTGCGGGCATGGCCAGGATCCCTGCAAGAAGGGTGCCCGCTAGCAGGAGTATGTAAGGCGGCTGTTGCATGTCGGCAGCTTCAGGTTATATGAATAGACTACCGACCGGTGAAAGTTCTTACCCCAGGGGGATTAAAAAGGCAGGTAAAAAAGGTGAGCGTGTAGCGTTCGTTTCCGCCTCCAATCGCTGTCAGGAGGTACCGAGTTCCTGCATGGCCTCGATCAGGGCCTCGTATTCCTCCCTGCAGTTTCCGCAATGGTCGAGGTGTTCCTGAACCAGGGGCATGGCTTCCTCGGGCGATTTGCCGGCCAGCTCCATTTCGGCGAAGCGGTGAAGCTTGTCAAAACAATCATCGCAGCCGATTTCATCGGCTTTGGTGGCGGTGACCGCCCGGATCAGTTTTTTGAGTACTTCAGTTGTCAGTTTCATGGGTTCAGGCAGTTGCACTTGATGGTGCGATACAGGATAACGGATGCATTGAAACCGTCATGTCTTACCATTTTTTCAGCAGTTCCTCGGGATCAACCCCTTCTTTTTGCAGACGATTTTTGAGTTTGAGTCTGGCATCGTGCACCACTTTGTAGAGGGCGTTCCGGTTGGTGTCCATCTGTTCGGCCACCACGGTAATGGGCAGCCCGTGCACCATGAGCGCCCGTATGGCGGTTCGCTGTTTCTCGGTCAGCTCCTCGTCCATGATGCGCATCACCATCTCCATGATCTGTGACTGGTGGGTGTCGTGGTCGGGCTCCGGACCGGTATCTGCCATGCTCATGGAGAAGATCTCCCGGTCGCCGGGCTCGGCCTTCAGATCGTCGATGGAAATATCGTCGTAACGCTTGCGCCGCAGCTCCGTCAATCCCTCCCGCACAGCGATCTTCATCGCCCAGGTGGTAAACTTGCTCTCTCCCCGAAAGGACTCCACGTTATCAAGAATTTTGAGCAGGGCATCCTGGGCCACATCCTCCACGAAGTCCTCCAGCTCCCGGTCCACGTATTTGCTCAGGGCGGGTTTAAGGCCGCGAACGAGCGTCTGCCGCAGCTGTTTTACCGCCCGCTCGTCAGGCGGGTTGCGCAGTCCCTCCATCCACTCCTCGTTGGAGGCGAAAGATTTGGACTGTTCTGATCGTCTCTTGAACCAGTTGAACATGGCAAACCGGGCTGTGTATTTTCAGGTCGATAAATACCGAACCATAGCGTACCATTCAAGTGCATTGTTTGGTCTTCCGGCGGGCTATACGCATCTATTCAAAACGCAAACGCATCCACATCATGAAAAGCCATACCCTGCGTTTTCCCGGGCACAGCGAAGAGCTGGCTGCCCGCCTCGACGAACCCGAAGGGGGCATCCGCCGGGGCACCGTACTGTTCGCCCACTGTTTTACCTGCTCCAAAAACCTGCGCGCGGTGGGACGTATATCCCGGGCCATGACAGAGGCCGGGCTGGGGGTCTTCCGTTTTGACTTTACCGGTCTGGGAGAGAGCGAGGGCGATTTCGCCGATACCAACTTCTCCTCCAACGTAGAAGACCTGCTGGCCGCCGCCGGTTACCTGGAAAAGGAGTGGCAGGCCCCCGGCCTGCTGATGGGACATTCGCTGGGAGGCGCGGCGGTGCTTCAGGCAGCGGAACGGCTGGAATCGGTTCAGGCCGTGGCCACCATCGGCGCCCCCTGCAAGCCCGAACATGTGGCCCATCTGCTGTCGGACAGCAGGGAAGAGATCGAATCCAGCGGACGTGCGCATGTCGTGCTTGCCGGACGCTCCTTTACCATCAAAAAGCAATTCCTGGAGGACCTGGAGGAGCAGCATATGAATGAGATTATCCGTGGACTGGGCAAAGCGCTGCTGATCTTCCATTCGCCCGTGGATAAGACCGTGGATATCGACAATGCCGCCCACATCTACAGGATGGCGCGCCACCCCAAAAGCTTCATCTCTCTGGATAAAGCCGACCATCTGCTGAGCAAGGAGGAGGATGCCCGGTACGTAGGTTCGGTGGCCGCAGCCTGGGCCCGCCGCTACCTGTAAGCGGTCCTTTGCCCGGGCCGGACATGCGCGGGACCGCCCGTATTGGCGGAACCTATTTGCCTCATCGACAGAATCTTCATGCCCTGCGGGTAATAAATCTGCGGCGCATCCCATCCAATAATCCGGGGCCGGAATTCCGGTCACCGTCACTCTCCCAACCTGTAACAAAACATCGGATCTTTATGGACTTTGATATTTATACCGCAGACAACGCTCCCGAGAACTCCCGACCGCTGCTGAATGCGGCCGAAGAGAACTTCGGTTTCATCCCCAATCTTCTGGGCGAATTTGCCGAGTCGCCCGCTGTTCTGCAGGGTTACCTGCAGCTCAACGAGGCGGTTTCGCAAACCGACTTTTCGCCCAAAGAGCAGCAGCTTGCCATCCTGGCCGCCAGCATTGAAAACAAGTGCCACTACTGCTCGGCGGTGCACTCCACCATCCTGAAAAACCAGCTCAAGGTGGATGAGGATACGGTGAACGCCGTTCGCAGCGGGGAGGGCCTGGATGACCCTAAACTGGATGCACTGGTGAGCTACACCCGCAGCGTGGTACGCAGCCGCGGTCACGTGGACGCCGGGGAGGTGCGGTCCTTCCTGGACGCCGGGTACAGCAAGCGCAACCTGCTGGAGGTAAACCTCATCGTGACGTTGAAGACCCTGAGCAACTATACCAATCACCTGGCGGATACCCCGCTGGACGAGGCCTTCAAGCCGGAAGCACTTGAATTTGCGGCCGTGTAATCCCGATACGGTCCCTGACCCAGACCCGGGCCGCCGGAAGGCGGTCCGGGTTTATTATATTGGCGAGATTCGGAACACTTCGTTTGCAACGGAATGGTGAATGCGCACTATATTTTTTTGCCGACACTGTAATTGCGATGGTATTGATGCAACTAATGCAGTGTAACCCCAGAAACTTACCGTACATAACGGTCGCTGTGAAATCAGATATTCGGGAAGAGAAATTTTTGGAAAGGGTGATGGATGATCAGAAGATCATCCACAAGGTATGTGGCATGTATTGTGACAACGAAGAAGATCGGAAGGATCTGTTCCAGGAAATGCTGGTCAATCTGTGGAAATCGTACCCGTCGTTCCGGGGAGACGCAAAGTTTACCACATGGATGTATCGGGTGTGTCTGAATGTGGCGTTTCAGCAGTTGCGGAAACGTGACAAGAGCAGGGA encodes the following:
- a CDS encoding DUF3179 domain-containing protein; this translates as MYLSDTILRILLILLLYGFLFTACSNSVSDSSNDGHDNWIIPRDQVVSGGPGKDGIPSVDRPVFAKASEVQYIDDDRRVVGLRIGDTIRAYPHQILDWHEIVNDEVNGTPVAITHCPLTGTAIGWNRKVNGQVTEFGVSGLLFRNNLIPYDRHTDSNWSQMQMRSVAGELAGTDIKTEDLLETTWATWKSMYPDSEVLTRETGYNRGYTGYAYGSTYSTDDSAILFPITHHDDRLDRKDRVHGVILERPADEVAPVRVYPIKVFGEGVNVIQETLRGQRILVVGSREHDFAASFRSTLPDGTQLEMKAVQDALPVVMEDGEGNRWNLFGVAVEGPRKGQRLQPTHSYTGYWFAWVDFFPALDLYQAD
- a CDS encoding sigma-70 family RNA polymerase sigma factor, whose protein sequence is MFNWFKRRSEQSKSFASNEEWMEGLRNPPDERAVKQLRQTLVRGLKPALSKYVDRELEDFVEDVAQDALLKILDNVESFRGESKFTTWAMKIAVREGLTELRRKRYDDISIDDLKAEPGDREIFSMSMADTGPEPDHDTHQSQIMEMVMRIMDEELTEKQRTAIRALMVHGLPITVVAEQMDTNRNALYKVVHDARLKLKNRLQKEGVDPEELLKKW
- a CDS encoding alpha/beta fold hydrolase is translated as MKSHTLRFPGHSEELAARLDEPEGGIRRGTVLFAHCFTCSKNLRAVGRISRAMTEAGLGVFRFDFTGLGESEGDFADTNFSSNVEDLLAAAGYLEKEWQAPGLLMGHSLGGAAVLQAAERLESVQAVATIGAPCKPEHVAHLLSDSREEIESSGRAHVVLAGRSFTIKKQFLEDLEEQHMNEIIRGLGKALLIFHSPVDKTVDIDNAAHIYRMARHPKSFISLDKADHLLSKEEDARYVGSVAAAWARRYL
- a CDS encoding carboxymuconolactone decarboxylase family protein, whose product is MDFDIYTADNAPENSRPLLNAAEENFGFIPNLLGEFAESPAVLQGYLQLNEAVSQTDFSPKEQQLAILAASIENKCHYCSAVHSTILKNQLKVDEDTVNAVRSGEGLDDPKLDALVSYTRSVVRSRGHVDAGEVRSFLDAGYSKRNLLEVNLIVTLKTLSNYTNHLADTPLDEAFKPEALEFAAV
- a CDS encoding sigma-70 family RNA polymerase sigma factor is translated as MKSDIREEKFLERVMDDQKIIHKVCGMYCDNEEDRKDLFQEMLVNLWKSYPSFRGDAKFTTWMYRVCLNVAFQQLRKRDKSREYTTSPGDFDRMRMPGKEELPENELNLLYKAIAQLSEIEKAIVMLYLEAKGNEEISEIIGISQNNVRVRMTRIRKKLKKIVEE